One Candidatus Anaeroferrophillus wilburensis genomic window carries:
- a CDS encoding cytochrome c3 family protein — translation MKVKRFSIIFVVGLIMSMFFHLPSSWSLSSMCEECHLKLNPGIVKDFNRGKMAKKMTCESCHGKEHMSAADADKAKLPTISTCKKCHSKQAGQYLSGKHALGLLPITAFPDFAHQQPQAFIDGQKGCNGCHNLGITDSQVRTNNEARKYYRYGMDCQNCHTRHAFLVEEARQPEACNSCHTGFDHAQWEMWSHSKHGATYNTDRVAHRGPTCQDCHMVNGDHRVMSAWGFLALRLPEADKEWMGYRMTILQALGVLDKDGNPTPRLEVVKAANMARLDEESFAKERAAMQAICEQCHSATFARENLKNADLMIKAADKIFAEAINVVADLYKDGIIKKETNQATFPYPDLLTFYEVRTAIEEKLYEMFMDFRMKTYQAAFHGMPDYTTWYGYAKMKETLVEMKEMAAQMRLNVK, via the coding sequence ATGAAAGTTAAAAGATTCAGTATTATTTTTGTGGTCGGCTTGATTATGTCCATGTTTTTTCACCTACCTTCGTCTTGGTCCTTATCGTCTATGTGCGAAGAATGCCACCTCAAACTTAATCCGGGTATCGTTAAAGATTTTAACCGGGGCAAAATGGCTAAGAAAATGACCTGCGAATCATGTCACGGCAAAGAGCATATGAGCGCTGCTGATGCCGATAAGGCCAAACTGCCAACCATCAGTACCTGTAAAAAGTGTCATAGCAAGCAAGCCGGACAGTATCTGAGCGGCAAACATGCCCTGGGACTCTTGCCGATTACGGCTTTTCCTGACTTTGCCCATCAGCAGCCTCAGGCCTTTATCGATGGACAGAAAGGCTGTAACGGTTGCCACAACCTTGGAATTACCGACAGTCAAGTGCGCACCAATAACGAGGCCCGTAAATATTATCGATACGGCATGGATTGCCAAAACTGCCATACCCGCCATGCCTTCTTGGTTGAGGAAGCCCGGCAGCCGGAAGCCTGCAACAGCTGTCACACAGGCTTCGATCATGCCCAATGGGAAATGTGGTCGCACTCAAAGCATGGCGCCACCTACAATACCGATCGTGTGGCTCATCGGGGACCGACCTGTCAGGACTGTCATATGGTCAACGGCGACCACCGTGTCATGTCGGCCTGGGGATTTCTGGCCCTGCGGCTGCCGGAAGCGGATAAGGAGTGGATGGGCTACCGGATGACCATTCTCCAAGCCCTCGGTGTTCTTGACAAGGATGGCAACCCCACCCCGAGACTTGAGGTTGTCAAGGCCGCCAATATGGCCCGGCTTGACGAAGAGAGTTTTGCCAAGGAGCGGGCCGCCATGCAGGCAATCTGTGAACAGTGTCATTCGGCCACCTTTGCCCGGGAAAACCTGAAAAATGCCGATCTCATGATCAAGGCAGCCGACAAAATCTTTGCCGAAGCCATCAATGTCGTTGCCGATCTTTATAAAGACGGGATTATCAAGAAAGAGACCAACCAGGCGACTTTCCCATATCCCGATCTCTTGACTTTTTATGAAGTAAGAACGGCAATCGAAGAGAAACTCTACGAGATGTTCATGGATTTCCGCATGAAGACTTACCAGGCCGCTTTC
- a CDS encoding ketoacid-CoA transferase, with product MDYTYREMMAIAAAREIRDNEIVFCGTGISMLAAMAAKHISAPNSVIFFETGAIDSLLEEIPMAVADPRVMYGTSFNGGLADAFATMQNRFTGPQVVGILGAAQIDPYGNLNSTAIGDYHQPKVRFSGSGGACDVASFVGRTIIFMQQVKGRFVKKLDYFTSPGYLEGGRSRELAGLRPGGPAAVITDKGIFRFDEETKRMYLAGFYQGVKIDDIMATMDFAVESDRALSVPAASATELCVLREICDPQGLIR from the coding sequence ATGGACTATACTTATCGTGAAATGATGGCCATCGCTGCTGCCCGGGAGATCCGCGACAACGAGATTGTCTTCTGCGGGACCGGCATCTCCATGCTGGCGGCGATGGCGGCCAAGCACATCAGTGCGCCCAACAGTGTGATCTTCTTTGAAACCGGGGCGATCGATTCCCTTCTTGAGGAGATTCCCATGGCTGTGGCTGACCCGCGGGTCATGTACGGCACCAGCTTCAACGGCGGACTTGCCGATGCCTTTGCCACCATGCAGAATCGTTTTACCGGCCCCCAGGTGGTGGGCATCCTGGGGGCGGCCCAGATTGATCCCTACGGCAACCTCAATTCCACCGCCATTGGCGACTACCACCAGCCCAAGGTCCGCTTTTCGGGCAGCGGCGGCGCCTGCGATGTGGCATCCTTTGTCGGCCGAACGATTATTTTCATGCAGCAGGTCAAAGGGCGTTTTGTCAAGAAACTTGATTATTTTACCAGTCCCGGCTACCTGGAGGGCGGCAGAAGCCGCGAATTGGCCGGCTTGCGGCCCGGCGGCCCGGCGGCGGTCATTACCGACAAGGGCATTTTCCGTTTTGATGAAGAAACCAAGCGAATGTATCTGGCCGGTTTTTATCAGGGGGTGAAAATTGATGATATAATGGCGACCATGGATTTTGCCGTAGAGAGTGATCGTGCCCTTTCCGTACCGGCGGCATCGGCGACGGAGCTGTGCGTCTTGCGTGAGATTTGCGACCCCCAGGGGCTCATCCGCTGA
- a CDS encoding DUF1343 domain-containing protein: MVVLGVEKFITTPPSWITGKKMAFLTHQAACGGSGSSSLALVMTRFPGQVQAVWSPQHGFYGVEQANMIPSGDFHDPVTKIPVFSLYGDQRQPTAEMFADIDLVLVDLVDVGCRVYTYIWTLVLVMEAAAAAGVPVLVLDRPNPLGGDLVEGNLLRPDYTSFVGLYPLPMRHGMTLGELARYVNDVHQLGCRLEVVSMSGWRRAQYGDETGLLWVPPSPNMPTQATALVYPGQVLLEGTNLSEGRGTTTPFKIWGAPFVEPERLLAAVDRRVLGGVCLRPTFFVPTFDKWQGQVCGGLYLHVLDRRSFEPYLLTLELLRVLLELYGDHFSWLPPPYEYEYEKLPIDILIGDPEIRRLLEAGEDVLTIKALWEEELAAFCRRRQEFLLY, encoded by the coding sequence ATGGTAGTCCTTGGAGTCGAGAAATTTATCACCACGCCGCCGTCCTGGATCACCGGGAAAAAGATGGCCTTCCTGACTCACCAGGCGGCCTGCGGCGGCAGCGGCAGCAGTTCACTTGCCTTGGTCATGACCCGTTTTCCCGGCCAGGTGCAGGCGGTGTGGAGTCCCCAACACGGCTTTTATGGGGTAGAGCAGGCGAACATGATCCCTTCGGGGGATTTTCATGATCCGGTGACCAAAATTCCGGTTTTCAGTCTGTATGGCGACCAACGGCAGCCGACGGCTGAGATGTTTGCGGATATTGATCTGGTGTTGGTTGATCTGGTTGACGTGGGCTGCCGGGTATATACCTATATCTGGACTCTGGTGCTGGTGATGGAGGCGGCAGCGGCCGCCGGGGTGCCGGTGCTGGTTCTGGATCGTCCCAATCCCCTTGGCGGCGACCTGGTTGAAGGCAATCTGCTGCGGCCTGACTACACCTCATTTGTCGGTCTCTACCCGCTGCCCATGCGCCACGGCATGACCCTGGGGGAGCTGGCCCGGTATGTCAATGACGTTCACCAGCTTGGCTGCAGGCTGGAAGTGGTGTCCATGAGCGGCTGGCGGCGGGCGCAGTATGGTGATGAAACGGGCTTATTGTGGGTGCCGCCGTCACCCAATATGCCCACTCAGGCAACGGCTTTGGTCTATCCCGGCCAGGTGCTGCTGGAGGGCACCAATCTTTCCGAAGGGCGGGGCACCACCACCCCCTTTAAAATCTGGGGGGCGCCGTTTGTGGAACCGGAGCGGCTGCTGGCTGCCGTTGATCGCCGGGTGCTGGGCGGTGTTTGCCTGCGGCCGACATTTTTCGTGCCGACCTTTGACAAATGGCAGGGGCAGGTGTGCGGAGGATTGTATCTCCATGTGCTTGATCGGCGGTCTTTCGAACCCTACCTGTTGACTCTGGAGCTTCTGCGGGTGCTGCTGGAACTCTACGGGGACCACTTCTCCTGGCTGCCGCCGCCATACGAATATGAATATGAGAAGCTCCCCATTGACATCCTCATTGGTGATCCCGAAATTCGCCGGTTGTTGGAAGCGGGTGAGGATGTCCTGACGATAAAGGCTTTGTGGGAAGAGGAACTGGCTGCGTTTTGCCGCCGGCGGCAGGAGTTTCTCCTGTATTGA
- a CDS encoding CoA transferase subunit A: MNSEKCMSLAAAISRFVTPGAHLSLGGFTLNRNPMAAVYEIIRQRIGNLHVYAHSNGQGVDELIGAGCVKAVEIAYGGTGRFAPTCIRFRKAIEEGRILFEDYSNYQMTLRFMAGAMGVPFLPTTSSLGTDIIYKWGLSPEVRQQDSRLPLDKLVVLDNPFKRQPEEPEKVVLVPAINPDVTIIHVQQASPRGTVRMAGLTFADVEQAKAARHLIVTCEELVEEDELRRQPGQNQIPFFYADAVVAQPFGAYPTACYGYYDYDPEYLQQYGQDARDDGRYAAYLEKNIYAVRDHQQFCELIGSERFARIKAASPQGYAVGLERG; this comes from the coding sequence ATGAATAGTGAAAAATGCATGTCGTTGGCAGCGGCAATCAGCCGTTTTGTCACGCCGGGAGCCCACCTGTCCCTGGGGGGCTTCACCCTGAACCGCAACCCCATGGCGGCGGTCTACGAGATTATCCGCCAGCGGATCGGCAATCTTCATGTGTACGCCCATTCCAACGGCCAGGGAGTCGATGAACTGATCGGCGCCGGCTGCGTTAAGGCGGTGGAGATCGCCTACGGCGGCACCGGCCGGTTTGCCCCCACCTGCATCCGCTTCCGCAAGGCCATTGAAGAGGGCCGGATTCTTTTTGAGGACTATTCCAACTACCAGATGACCCTGCGCTTCATGGCCGGGGCCATGGGGGTGCCCTTTCTACCCACCACTTCTTCGCTGGGGACCGATATTATCTATAAATGGGGGCTCTCTCCTGAGGTGCGTCAGCAGGATTCCCGGTTGCCCCTGGACAAGCTGGTGGTGCTGGACAATCCTTTCAAACGCCAACCGGAGGAGCCGGAAAAAGTGGTGCTGGTGCCGGCCATCAATCCCGATGTCACCATCATTCATGTCCAGCAGGCCAGCCCCCGGGGCACTGTTCGGATGGCCGGTTTGACCTTTGCCGATGTGGAGCAGGCGAAAGCGGCCCGTCATCTTATCGTTACCTGTGAAGAACTGGTGGAGGAAGATGAGCTGCGCCGGCAGCCGGGGCAGAACCAGATCCCGTTCTTCTACGCCGATGCGGTGGTGGCCCAGCCTTTCGGCGCTTATCCTACCGCCTGTTATGGCTATTATGATTATGACCCTGAATATCTGCAGCAGTACGGTCAGGATGCCAGGGATGATGGGCGTTATGCTGCGTATCTGGAAAAAAATATTTACGCGGTTCGGGATCATCAGCAGTTCTGCGAGCTGATTGGCAGTGAGCGGTTTGCCAGAATCAAAGCGGCCAGTCCCCAGGGGTATGCCGTTGGCCTGGAGCGGGGTTGA
- the nagZ gene encoding beta-N-acetylhexosaminidase, with amino-acid sequence MSITQLVMMGIEGTSLTPAEREVLSSAPPGGIILFSRNCPTVEACKLLVGEIQELAARHGAAPLLIAIDQECGPVCRLREGFPEFPGAALLGEKNELADTASTAWKIGGCLKDLGVNLNLAPVADLACSGSAVLAGRCFAADPGQVAAQVAAYIRGLQGSGIAACAKHFPGHGSVPGDSHTLLPTSDLSLESLQASHLQPFFAAIEANVKVIMTAHLQFTAIDPRWPVTFSRFFLNDLLRRRLGFSGVILSDDLDMAAVAGDDLAATMVQGLSAGLDLVLWGRNMKKGDDPRRVFARLTASAAAMDEEQQKQLAEARARVAALRSWVPQREC; translated from the coding sequence TTGAGGGTACTTCGCTGACGCCGGCGGAAAGGGAGGTTTTGTCCAGTGCGCCGCCGGGGGGGATCATCCTTTTTTCCCGCAACTGTCCGACTGTCGAAGCTTGCAAATTGTTGGTAGGCGAAATCCAGGAGCTTGCTGCCCGGCATGGCGCGGCGCCGCTGCTGATCGCCATCGACCAGGAATGCGGTCCGGTCTGCCGATTGCGCGAGGGCTTCCCCGAGTTTCCCGGCGCCGCGCTGCTGGGGGAAAAGAATGAGCTTGCTGATACCGCTTCGACGGCCTGGAAGATCGGCGGCTGCCTGAAAGATCTGGGGGTCAATCTCAATCTGGCTCCGGTTGCCGACCTGGCCTGCAGTGGGAGTGCCGTGCTGGCGGGACGCTGCTTTGCCGCCGATCCTGGGCAGGTTGCCGCCCAGGTTGCGGCCTATATCCGGGGGCTGCAGGGGAGCGGCATTGCCGCCTGTGCCAAGCATTTCCCCGGCCATGGTTCCGTTCCCGGGGACAGCCACACCCTGCTGCCCACCTCGGATCTGAGTCTGGAATCACTGCAGGCAAGCCATCTGCAGCCTTTTTTTGCTGCCATTGAAGCGAACGTCAAGGTGATCATGACGGCCCACCTGCAGTTTACGGCTATTGATCCCCGTTGGCCCGTGACCTTTTCCCGCTTTTTTCTCAACGATCTTTTGCGTCGGCGTCTCGGTTTTTCCGGAGTGATTCTTTCGGACGATCTGGATATGGCGGCCGTTGCCGGTGATGATCTGGCCGCGACGATGGTCCAGGGCCTGTCTGCCGGCCTGGATCTGGTGTTGTGGGGCAGGAACATGAAAAAAGGTGACGACCCAAGGCGGGTCTTTGCCCGGCTGACAGCGTCGGCCGCGGCCATGGATGAAGAGCAGCAGAAACAACTGGCAGAAGCGCGGGCGCGGGTTGCGGCCCTGAGGTCCTGGGTGCCGCAGCGGGAGTGTTGA